One Elusimicrobiota bacterium DNA segment encodes these proteins:
- the recR gene encoding recombination protein RecR has product MKSFQRLITSLKRLPGIGPKQAERMALFLLRAPEVEVETLISALRQAKSSIRYCRECYDLAEAELCRTCSDSSRDSSLICVVEEPQDVAAIERSRGYSGLYHVLHGSLSPLDGVGPERLRIKELLERLGRRAPQASEVILATDPDTEGEATALYIAELLRAHPTVKMSRIAHGVPMGGDLDYIDERTLHHALSGRREVIW; this is encoded by the coding sequence ATGAAGAGCTTCCAGCGCCTGATCACGAGCCTTAAGCGCCTGCCCGGCATCGGGCCCAAGCAGGCCGAGCGCATGGCTTTATTCCTTTTGCGCGCGCCCGAGGTGGAGGTAGAGACCTTGATCTCGGCCCTGAGACAGGCCAAGTCCTCTATCCGCTACTGCCGGGAATGCTATGATCTGGCCGAGGCCGAGCTTTGCCGGACTTGCTCTGATTCCAGCCGGGATTCGAGCCTCATCTGCGTGGTCGAGGAGCCCCAGGACGTGGCCGCCATCGAGCGCTCGCGCGGTTATTCGGGTTTATACCATGTTCTGCACGGCTCCCTTTCCCCTTTGGACGGCGTAGGGCCGGAGCGCCTGCGCATCAAGGAATTGCTGGAGCGCTTGGGACGCCGCGCCCCCCAGGCAAGTGAGGTCATTTTGGCCACAGACCCCGATACGGAAGGCGAGGCCACGGCCTTGTACATCGCGGAGCTGCTCAGGGCGCATCCCACCGTGAAGATGAGCCGCATCGCTCATGGCGTGCCCATGGGAGGCGATTTGGATTATATAGACGAACGCACCTTGCATCATGCCTTGAGCGGCAGAAGAGAGGTGATTTGGTGA
- a CDS encoding pyridoxal-phosphate dependent enzyme has protein sequence MRYENILDAIGNTPLIRLNRITHGLKPKVYVKAEFFNPGGSVKDRIAVTMIDDAEKRGLLKPGGTIIEGTSGNTGIGLALVAALRGYKLIFTITDKQSREKINFLKALGAEVIVCPTVVAPEDPRSYYSVAAKLSKEIPNAFYPNQYENPQNPRAHYLATGPEIWQDSEGKVTHFVAGMGTGGTISGTGKFLKEKNPKIKIIGADPVGSLYYEKFHYNRVGEARPYVVEGIGEDIFSSTMDLKILDDVLQVTDRDCFLATRRMARLEGLFCGGSSGAALWAGLKYAEKLSASELMVILLPDTGMRYLSKIYNEEWMREHQYFEAEIHIHASDVLAAKHRRGARRSLVMGKPRDTLLEALRRMRKQDISQLPVFEGAKMVGSVFEDDILSLMLKGREIKKMIVREVMAQPLPVIGPQARVEAILELIGPERPAVIVQAAKGRYDIITKYDILNAVSRFAGNGGSQGEKYD, from the coding sequence ATGCGCTACGAAAACATCCTAGACGCCATCGGCAATACCCCGCTCATCCGCTTAAACCGCATCACGCACGGGCTCAAGCCCAAGGTCTATGTCAAGGCGGAATTCTTCAATCCAGGCGGTTCGGTCAAGGACCGCATCGCGGTCACCATGATCGACGACGCCGAGAAGCGGGGGCTGCTTAAGCCCGGAGGCACCATTATCGAAGGGACTTCCGGGAACACCGGCATCGGGCTCGCTTTGGTAGCGGCGCTGCGCGGCTACAAACTGATCTTCACCATCACGGACAAGCAGTCCCGAGAAAAGATCAATTTCCTCAAGGCCTTGGGGGCCGAGGTCATCGTCTGCCCCACGGTGGTGGCTCCGGAGGATCCGCGCAGCTATTATTCTGTGGCGGCCAAGCTCTCCAAGGAGATACCCAACGCCTTCTACCCCAACCAATACGAGAATCCCCAGAATCCCCGGGCCCATTACCTGGCCACCGGCCCCGAGATTTGGCAGGACAGCGAGGGTAAGGTGACCCATTTCGTGGCCGGCATGGGCACGGGGGGGACCATTTCCGGGACGGGGAAATTCTTAAAAGAGAAGAATCCCAAGATCAAGATCATCGGGGCGGACCCCGTCGGATCCCTCTATTACGAGAAGTTCCATTACAACCGCGTGGGGGAGGCCCGGCCGTACGTGGTCGAGGGCATCGGCGAGGACATATTTTCCTCCACCATGGATCTTAAAATCCTCGACGACGTCCTGCAGGTCACGGATCGGGACTGCTTCCTGGCCACGCGCAGGATGGCCCGCCTCGAGGGGCTTTTCTGCGGGGGATCCAGCGGAGCCGCGCTCTGGGCGGGCCTCAAGTACGCGGAGAAGCTTTCCGCCTCGGAACTTATGGTCATCCTCCTGCCGGACACGGGAATGCGCTATCTCTCGAAGATATACAACGAGGAATGGATGCGCGAGCACCAATACTTCGAGGCAGAGATACACATCCACGCCAGCGACGTTCTCGCCGCCAAGCACCGGCGCGGAGCCAGGCGCTCCTTGGTCATGGGGAAGCCCCGGGACACCTTGCTCGAGGCCCTGCGGCGCATGCGCAAGCAGGACATTTCCCAGCTTCCCGTGTTCGAGGGCGCAAAGATGGTGGGCTCCGTTTTCGAGGACGACATCTTGAGCCTCATGCTCAAGGGGCGTGAGATCAAGAAAATGATCGTGCGCGAGGTCATGGCCCAGCCCCTGCCCGTCATCGGCCCCCAGGCCCGCGTCGAAGCTATCCTGGAGCTCATCGGCCCAGAAAGACCGGCGGTCATCGTTCAAGCCGCAAAAGGGCGCTATGATATCATTACCAAGTACGATATCCTCAACGCCGTGTCCCGCTTCGCCGGCAATGGCGGCTCTCAAGGAGAGAAATATGACTAA
- the neuC gene encoding UDP-N-acetylglucosamine 2-epimerase (hydrolyzing): MSRKRKVCVVVTARPSYSRIKTALKAIQARPDLELQLVVAASALLDRYGTAVRYIESDGFAIASKVYMVLEGQNLAAMAKTTGLGILELGTVFNNLSPDVVVTIADRYETLATAVAASYMNIPVAHVQGGEVSGSIDEKVRHSVTKLADLHFVATEMAAERVRRMGERPESVFVTGCPSVDLAAEILPSDGLGFDPFSKYGGVGQKGDLSKGYLVVLQHPVTTEYALARGHVEETLHAARGCGMPVLWFWPNVDAGSDGTSNAIRSFRENERPENIHFFKNMAPQDFLRLIYHCSCLVGNSSVGIRESSYLGVPVVDIGSRQQGRERGSNVVEVGYDRREIGQAVGAQIKNGRCPPNPLYGDGKAGERIARFLAELPLTIEKRLTY, translated from the coding sequence GTGAGCCGCAAGCGCAAGGTCTGCGTCGTGGTGACGGCCCGGCCCAGCTACAGCCGCATCAAGACCGCGCTCAAGGCCATCCAAGCCCGCCCGGATCTCGAGCTCCAGCTCGTCGTGGCGGCCTCGGCCCTCCTGGACCGCTACGGCACGGCCGTGCGCTATATCGAAAGCGACGGCTTTGCGATCGCCTCCAAGGTCTACATGGTCCTGGAGGGGCAGAACCTGGCAGCCATGGCCAAGACCACGGGCCTCGGCATCCTGGAATTGGGCACGGTGTTCAACAACCTCTCTCCCGACGTGGTCGTGACCATCGCCGACCGCTACGAGACCTTGGCCACGGCCGTGGCCGCCTCCTACATGAACATACCGGTGGCCCACGTCCAGGGAGGCGAGGTGAGCGGGTCCATAGACGAGAAGGTGCGCCACTCCGTGACCAAGCTCGCGGACCTTCATTTCGTGGCGACGGAAATGGCGGCGGAGCGCGTGCGGCGCATGGGCGAAAGGCCCGAATCCGTTTTCGTGACCGGCTGCCCCTCGGTGGATCTGGCGGCGGAGATATTGCCCTCCGACGGGCTTGGTTTCGATCCTTTCTCCAAATACGGGGGTGTCGGGCAAAAGGGGGACCTGTCCAAGGGCTACCTCGTCGTGCTCCAGCATCCCGTTACCACGGAGTACGCCCTGGCCCGCGGTCACGTCGAGGAGACCCTCCACGCCGCCCGGGGCTGCGGCATGCCGGTGCTATGGTTCTGGCCCAACGTGGATGCGGGCTCCGATGGGACCTCCAACGCGATCCGCTCCTTCCGCGAGAACGAGCGCCCGGAGAACATCCATTTCTTCAAGAACATGGCCCCCCAGGATTTCCTGCGCCTTATTTACCACTGCAGCTGTCTGGTCGGAAACTCGAGCGTGGGCATCCGGGAAAGCTCCTATCTCGGGGTCCCCGTGGTCGACATCGGCTCCCGCCAGCAGGGTCGGGAAAGGGGAAGCAACGTCGTCGAGGTGGGCTATGACCGCCGGGAGATCGGCCAAGCCGTAGGCGCCCAGATCAAGAACGGCCGCTGTCCTCCCAATCCGCTGTACGGGGACGGCAAGGCTGGGGAGCGGATTGCCCGCTTCCTGGCCGAGTTGCCGCTCACCATCGAGAAAAGGCTTACGTATTGA
- a CDS encoding cystathionine gamma-synthase, which translates to MSSTAKKHRFATEAVHAGQRPDPTTGAVMTPVYLTSTYAQEAPGKHKGFDYARTVNPTRLALEANLAALEGARFGLCFSSGMAAISTVMELLSSGDHVVSCHDLYGGTYRVFTKVFERFGIRFSFADATDLKALVGAIRPETRWIWIETPSNPMLKITDIAAVCGLARRKGARVAIDNTFATPALQRPLELGADLAVHSTTKYLGGHSDVVGGAIATNDPELFERLKFLQNAVGAVPGPMDCFLVLRGTKTLPLRMEKHCRNAQEVAEFLSRHPKVARVHYPGLAGHPGHELAKAQMRGFGGMISFELVAGLEESMRMASLTEVFSLAESLGGVESLIGHPPSMTHGSIPREERLRSGLSDGLIRLSVGIEDARDLVEDLDQAISRI; encoded by the coding sequence GTGAGCTCAACGGCCAAAAAGCATCGCTTCGCGACCGAGGCGGTCCACGCCGGGCAGCGGCCCGATCCGACCACGGGTGCCGTGATGACTCCGGTGTACCTTACCTCGACCTATGCCCAGGAAGCCCCGGGCAAGCACAAGGGCTTCGATTACGCGCGCACGGTCAACCCCACGCGCCTGGCCCTGGAGGCCAACCTCGCGGCCTTGGAGGGGGCGCGCTTCGGTCTGTGCTTTTCATCGGGGATGGCGGCCATCTCCACGGTGATGGAGCTCTTGAGCTCGGGAGACCACGTGGTCTCCTGCCACGATCTCTACGGGGGGACCTACCGGGTCTTCACCAAGGTGTTCGAGCGCTTTGGGATACGCTTCAGCTTCGCGGACGCGACCGACCTGAAGGCCCTGGTGGGAGCGATCCGGCCGGAAACCCGCTGGATATGGATCGAGACCCCCTCCAATCCCATGCTCAAGATCACCGACATCGCCGCGGTCTGCGGGCTCGCGCGCCGCAAGGGCGCCCGCGTGGCCATAGACAACACCTTCGCCACTCCTGCTCTCCAGAGGCCCCTGGAGCTCGGGGCCGATTTGGCGGTCCATTCCACCACGAAGTATCTGGGCGGGCATTCCGACGTGGTGGGGGGGGCGATCGCGACCAACGATCCGGAGCTTTTCGAGAGGCTCAAGTTTCTCCAAAACGCCGTCGGGGCGGTGCCCGGGCCCATGGACTGCTTTTTGGTCCTTCGCGGCACCAAGACCTTGCCCCTGCGCATGGAGAAGCATTGCCGCAACGCCCAGGAGGTGGCGGAGTTCTTGAGCCGTCACCCGAAGGTGGCCCGGGTCCACTACCCGGGGCTGGCCGGCCACCCCGGGCATGAGCTGGCCAAGGCCCAGATGAGGGGCTTCGGCGGCATGATCTCCTTCGAGCTTGTGGCCGGCTTGGAGGAATCCATGCGCATGGCCTCCCTTACCGAGGTCTTCTCTTTGGCCGAGAGCCTGGGAGGGGTCGAGTCCTTGATCGGGCATCCCCCGAGCATGACCCACGGCTCCATCCCGCGGGAGGAGAGGCTGCGCTCGGGGCTCTCCGACGGCCTCATCCGATTGTCGGTGGGCATCGAGGACGCCCGGGACCTAGTCGAGGATCTTGATCAGGCGATCTCGCGGATTTGA
- a CDS encoding class I SAM-dependent methyltransferase, which produces MNWRLKALAMRLCDALPLGPSLYEALQRGFGRLDADPIPQFLRTVEMARWMRARGLAIEGRSFLECGTGHKPTMPVGFFIMGARAVLTVDAHPRLNWELTRRALGRIVQNRESLEPLCASAADPAMVKDRMDLLSRLWGQPPAFLQEAGIEYAAPVDAARLSAPDKSLDYHVSLSVLEHISPAALRSLFFEARRVLAEGGAAIHCIDPTDHFQHTDKSISKINFLRFEEAEWARLAGNQFAYCNRMRASDYLRLFDELSFQVIEARTEVDEQAREVLASGFPLSGGFRAYAPEDLCTSSLSVMLRPR; this is translated from the coding sequence ATGAACTGGCGCCTTAAGGCCCTGGCCATGAGGCTTTGCGACGCCCTGCCTTTGGGGCCCTCGCTCTACGAGGCCCTGCAAAGGGGCTTCGGACGCTTAGACGCCGATCCGATCCCTCAATTTTTGAGGACCGTGGAGATGGCGCGCTGGATGCGGGCCCGGGGCCTGGCGATCGAGGGGCGCTCCTTCCTCGAGTGCGGCACCGGGCACAAGCCGACCATGCCGGTCGGATTTTTCATCATGGGGGCGAGGGCGGTTTTGACCGTGGATGCTCATCCCAGGCTTAACTGGGAACTCACGCGCCGCGCCTTGGGAAGGATCGTTCAAAACAGGGAGTCCCTGGAGCCCCTGTGCGCATCGGCGGCCGATCCAGCCATGGTGAAGGACCGCATGGACTTGCTCTCCCGGCTATGGGGCCAGCCTCCCGCCTTTCTTCAGGAGGCAGGAATAGAATACGCGGCCCCCGTCGACGCCGCCCGCCTGTCCGCCCCCGACAAAAGCCTGGATTATCACGTTTCCCTCTCCGTCCTCGAGCACATCTCTCCCGCGGCCCTGCGCTCCCTATTCTTTGAGGCTCGCCGGGTCCTGGCCGAGGGGGGCGCTGCCATCCATTGCATAGATCCGACCGATCACTTCCAACACACGGACAAGTCCATCAGCAAGATCAATTTCCTGCGCTTCGAGGAGGCCGAATGGGCCCGCCTGGCCGGAAACCAGTTCGCCTACTGCAACCGCATGAGGGCCAGCGACTACCTGAGATTGTTCGATGAGCTCTCTTTCCAGGTCATCGAGGCGCGGACCGAGGTGGACGAGCAGGCCCGCGAGGTTTTGGCGTCGGGCTTTCCCCTCTCCGGCGGGTTTCGGGCCTACGCTCCGGAAGACCTCTGTACCTCGAGCCTTTCCGTGATGCTGAGGCCCCGGTGA
- a CDS encoding N-acetyltransferase, which translates to MNGRAMNKRIADCRIHETAMVMDFVNLYSCEIGPEAFIGPFVEIQKEAKVGEKSRISSHSFVCQGVTIGKNCFIGHGVMFTNDKYDSPFPNQGDAVLRPTRVGDHVRIGSNATILPVSIGDRAVIGAGAVVTKDVPAGAVVAGNPARQIREIA; encoded by the coding sequence ATGAATGGCCGCGCCATGAACAAACGAATCGCCGACTGCCGTATCCATGAGACCGCCATGGTCATGGACTTCGTGAACCTCTACTCCTGCGAGATCGGCCCGGAGGCCTTCATCGGGCCATTCGTCGAGATCCAGAAAGAGGCCAAGGTCGGGGAGAAGAGCCGCATCAGCTCCCATAGCTTTGTCTGCCAGGGCGTGACCATAGGGAAGAACTGCTTCATCGGCCACGGGGTAATGTTCACCAACGACAAGTACGACTCCCCCTTTCCCAATCAAGGCGACGCCGTCCTGAGGCCCACCCGGGTGGGAGACCACGTGCGCATAGGCTCCAACGCCACCATCCTGCCCGTCTCCATCGGGGACCGCGCCGTCATCGGGGCCGGCGCGGTGGTCACCAAGGACGTGCCCGCCGGAGCCGTCGTGGCCGGCAATCCCGCCCGTCAAATCCGCGAGATCGCCTGA
- a CDS encoding N-acetylneuraminate synthase family protein: MAHAFIDAVASAGADAVKFQTHIAAAESTPAEPWRARFSFQDKSRYDYWKRMEFSEEQWRGLARHARDKDLLFLSSPFSLEAAELLLRVGVPAWKVASGELSNAPLLDRLLASKKPVLASTGMSALAEIDKAVKRVQAAKVPLVLMQCSSLYPCPPESVGLRLIEFFRRRYRCEAGLSDHSGTVYPGLAAAALGCSALEVHVALSRDMFGPDIPASLTPQELSQLVKGVRFIEAMNASGASKNELSRKTAGLRPLFTKSVAARVRLSRGAVLRREHLALKKPGTGIPAAELERLLGRRLKKDVPADALLKRGDLA; the protein is encoded by the coding sequence ATGGCCCACGCCTTCATAGACGCAGTGGCCTCGGCCGGGGCCGACGCGGTCAAATTCCAGACCCATATCGCCGCCGCGGAGAGCACCCCCGCCGAACCTTGGCGGGCGCGCTTCAGCTTTCAGGACAAGAGCCGCTACGACTACTGGAAGCGCATGGAATTCAGCGAGGAGCAGTGGCGGGGGCTTGCGCGCCACGCCCGCGACAAGGACCTCCTGTTCTTGAGCTCCCCCTTTTCCCTGGAAGCCGCCGAGCTCCTCCTTCGCGTCGGGGTTCCGGCCTGGAAGGTGGCCTCGGGGGAGCTTTCCAACGCCCCGCTTTTAGACCGTCTTTTGGCATCCAAGAAGCCCGTTCTGGCCTCCACGGGGATGAGCGCGCTCGCGGAGATAGACAAAGCGGTCAAAAGAGTCCAGGCGGCGAAAGTTCCTCTGGTCCTCATGCAGTGCTCCTCCCTCTACCCCTGCCCTCCCGAGAGCGTGGGCCTGCGCCTCATCGAGTTTTTCCGCCGGCGCTACCGCTGCGAGGCGGGGCTATCCGACCACTCCGGCACCGTTTATCCGGGGCTCGCCGCGGCCGCGCTCGGCTGCTCGGCCCTGGAGGTGCACGTGGCTTTAAGCCGCGACATGTTCGGCCCCGACATCCCGGCATCCTTGACTCCGCAAGAGCTGTCCCAGCTTGTCAAGGGGGTGCGCTTCATCGAGGCTATGAACGCATCGGGCGCCTCCAAGAACGAGCTCAGCCGCAAAACGGCGGGGCTTCGCCCGTTGTTTACCAAAAGCGTGGCGGCCCGGGTACGCCTCTCTCGGGGCGCGGTCCTCCGGCGGGAGCACCTGGCCTTGAAAAAACCAGGGACCGGGATACCGGCCGCCGAGCTTGAGAGGCTGCTGGGCCGGCGCCTCAAGAAAGACGTGCCCGCCGACGCGCTCCTCAAGCGCGGGGACCTCGCGTGA
- a CDS encoding acylneuraminate cytidylyltransferase family protein codes for MKVLGVVPARGGSKGIPRKNARLLAGRPLVAHTAGPALAARTLSRVIVSTDDAEIAGLCRDCGLEVPFTRPAELAADETPMLAVVRHAVAFVEAAGERYDAVCLLQPTNPLRRAGTIDACVETLSRSEADAVITVLPVPHEHNPHWVYFQDASGLLRLSTGEEAPIPRRQDLPPAFHREGSVYVTRRDVLMQGHSLFGKRLVGYPVEARESVNLDDLDDWRRAEELLG; via the coding sequence ATGAAAGTCCTGGGAGTGGTTCCCGCCCGGGGAGGCTCGAAGGGGATTCCCCGCAAGAACGCCCGCCTTTTGGCCGGAAGGCCCCTAGTCGCGCACACCGCCGGTCCGGCGCTGGCGGCGCGGACTCTCAGCCGCGTGATCGTCAGCACCGACGACGCCGAGATCGCCGGCCTCTGCCGGGACTGCGGCCTGGAAGTGCCCTTCACGAGGCCGGCCGAATTGGCCGCGGATGAGACTCCCATGCTGGCCGTGGTCCGGCACGCGGTGGCCTTCGTCGAGGCCGCGGGGGAGCGCTACGACGCGGTGTGCCTTCTTCAGCCCACCAATCCCCTAAGGCGGGCCGGGACCATAGACGCCTGCGTGGAGACCCTCTCGCGTTCCGAGGCCGACGCCGTGATCACGGTCCTTCCCGTGCCCCACGAGCACAACCCCCATTGGGTCTATTTCCAAGACGCAAGCGGCCTCCTGCGCCTGTCCACTGGCGAGGAAGCCCCCATCCCGCGTCGGCAGGACCTGCCCCCGGCCTTCCACCGCGAGGGCTCGGTCTACGTGACGCGGCGCGACGTCCTGATGCAGGGGCATTCTCTTTTCGGCAAGCGCCTGGTCGGCTATCCCGTGGAGGCGCGGGAGTCCGTCAACCTTGACGACCTGGATGACTGGCGCAGGGCCGAGGAGCTGCTGGGCTGA
- a CDS encoding tetratricopeptide repeat protein, with product MTKTAILALALCGGFNLYAQESAPAEAQASTAAAPAAAAALPAVGSSMVRNAEAEWKFLRETADEERVEVIDAAIEDLDVFVEQHPDSPNRADALFILASLRQKKGDYKPAMVDLLKLLHEYPGSKMSLQAKSAFLDLAEKRLNRKLKPAAGELVRTPEAESAAERLALLLEKLSTSMEDSLYEPTALEIRRFQMRFQDYPGLDKLQWSLAQLQERSAKYAAALLSYRKLLSVYQDSPYRSKAQFAMGSLYAERLRDYKKAIEAYQELVDKYPGSGDVLPALEQTAQLFSEKLRQYELAVEVEQRIVKLFPKTPGALKAFQDMARLQRDRLGRPLEAIETYKRVAEQFRAHEGVQALQSAAAIARKDLKDYNMEIELRRKIAEDFAADREASQELYSVAEIYEGDLNDVDKAIEVYREVSSKFPGTKASGKAESRAAKLEKRRQS from the coding sequence ATGACTAAAACAGCGATTCTTGCCTTGGCCCTGTGCGGCGGCTTTAATTTATACGCTCAAGAGTCGGCTCCCGCCGAAGCTCAGGCCTCGACCGCCGCCGCTCCGGCGGCGGCCGCGGCGCTTCCCGCCGTTGGTTCTTCCATGGTTCGCAACGCCGAGGCCGAATGGAAGTTTTTGCGGGAGACCGCCGACGAGGAGCGCGTCGAGGTCATCGACGCGGCCATCGAGGACCTGGACGTGTTCGTGGAGCAGCACCCCGACAGCCCGAACCGGGCCGATGCCTTGTTCATCCTGGCCAGCCTTCGCCAAAAGAAGGGCGACTACAAGCCCGCCATGGTGGACCTCCTGAAGCTCTTGCACGAGTATCCGGGCTCCAAGATGTCCCTGCAGGCCAAATCCGCCTTTCTCGACCTGGCCGAAAAGAGGCTCAACCGCAAACTCAAGCCTGCCGCCGGGGAGCTCGTGAGGACTCCCGAGGCCGAGTCCGCGGCGGAGCGCCTGGCCCTGCTCCTGGAGAAGCTTTCCACTTCGATGGAGGACTCCCTGTACGAGCCCACGGCCCTGGAGATCCGCCGCTTTCAGATGCGCTTCCAGGACTATCCGGGGCTAGACAAGCTGCAGTGGAGCCTGGCCCAGCTCCAGGAGAGGAGCGCCAAGTACGCGGCGGCTCTCCTGTCCTACCGCAAGCTTTTGTCGGTTTATCAGGACAGCCCCTACCGCTCCAAGGCTCAGTTCGCCATGGGCAGCCTCTACGCGGAGCGCCTGCGGGACTACAAAAAAGCCATCGAGGCCTACCAGGAGCTGGTGGATAAGTACCCCGGGAGCGGCGACGTCCTGCCGGCTCTCGAGCAGACGGCCCAGCTTTTCAGCGAGAAGCTCCGGCAGTACGAGCTCGCGGTCGAGGTGGAGCAAAGGATCGTCAAGCTCTTCCCCAAGACCCCGGGGGCCTTAAAGGCGTTCCAGGACATGGCGCGCCTGCAGCGCGACAGGCTGGGGCGGCCCTTGGAGGCCATCGAGACCTACAAGCGCGTGGCCGAGCAGTTCCGCGCCCACGAGGGCGTCCAGGCCCTGCAGAGCGCGGCGGCCATCGCGCGCAAGGACCTCAAGGACTACAACATGGAGATCGAGCTCCGGCGCAAGATCGCCGAGGATTTCGCCGCCGACCGCGAGGCCTCCCAGGAGCTCTACTCCGTGGCCGAGATATACGAGGGGGACTTGAACGACGTGGACAAGGCCATAGAGGTGTACCGCGAGGTTTCCTCGAAGTTCCCGGGCACCAAGGCCAGCGGCAAGGCGGAGTCGCGGGCCGCCAAGCTCGAGAAGAGAAGGCAATCGTAG